One Salmo trutta chromosome 24, fSalTru1.1, whole genome shotgun sequence genomic region harbors:
- the zeb2a gene encoding zinc finger E-box-binding homeobox 2 isoform X4, protein MKQEIMAEGPRCKRRKQSNPQRKNVLNYENVVETGSETDEDDRTLVSEENGLTNGEEGNSPIGAGVPNLEASPRVGHALLSYRAGAEEGSEGRDGWQSHNHAAWRLADNPHGHLNGTDERKEEYESLGPEGSLHSVGNGTVKGMDGVSELDEYFTKRNKLEESDSHSASIAEYLQRGDTAIIYPEAPEEVTRLGTPEAVGQDENENDLPPGTPDAFAQLLTCPYCDRGYKRLTSLKEHIKYRHEKNEESVPCPLCSETFSHRTQLERHMATHKPGRDQPQLLNEGAGNRKFKCTECGKAFKYKHHLKEHLRIHSGEKPYECSNCKKRFSHSGSYSSHISSKKCIGLISVNGRVRNGGGNTKAGSSPNSTASSPGSPALAQLRHKLENGRPMGPQDQQSHLDIKAEPMDFNDYRLLMASQYGVGGPGGYMNGAGRGGSPLGIHSSSQSPLQHLSGMGLDLPLLGYGSLGNNLSEVQKVLQIVDNTVCRQKMDGNPEEISKLRAYMKELGAQMEEQKLALSSPCAGFQVVGHGSPTKSIIDYTLEKVNEAKSLIDDSKRQINMDIKKERLNHSMDPEEKSHHESHQVPFLPFSCQFCKETFPGPIPLHQHERYLCKKNEEINHLQPSEGVPPSRRGVFPSEQQAALQSSLSERGATSPVNPFKDHVSVLKAYFAMNMEPNSEELLKISIAVGLPQEFVKEWFSQWKNQQQQQHNNGNANSRKRSPPPDRSSAEERNHHGLARSPMSMAQHVDRIMALADLHGGNTNGDRDTSHRHLKANQFTANRQMGDKPLETLDHLRSSTSSPLNLSSTSSKNSQSSSYTPNSLASEGDGHGGDAPLDLSLPKHMMSNSISLGEKRSKPNGYVSDRNGDHYQSNREQGTEPMDLAHIKKEFLGSGRDNGGNSGHQMEKSASPIFGINPFGGGHMYTPLPPHGAFPPHSFMQAQASIPGLRPYPGLDPMSFLPHMAYTYATGAATFAEMQQRSRKYQRKPGFQ, encoded by the exons TGCTGAACTATGAGAATGTGGTGGAGACGGGCTCCGAGACAGACGAGGATGACAGGACTCTGGTCTCAGAGGAGAATGGTCTAACCAATGGGGAGGAGGGTAACAGCCCCATTGGGGCCGGCGTGCCCAACCTGGAGGCATCACCCAGGGTGGGCCACGCCCTGCTGTCCTACAGGGCTGGAGCAGAGGAGGGGTCAGAGGGCAGGGACGGGTGGCAGAGCCACAACCACGCCGCCTGGCGTCTGGCAGACAACCCGCACGGACACCTCAACGGGACTG ATGAAAGGAAGGAGGAATATGAATCCTTGGGGCCAGAGGGGTCTCTTCACTCTGTAGGAAATGGTACAG TGAAGGGTATGGATGGGGTGTCGGAGCTTGACGAGTACTTCACTAAGCGTAATAAACTGGAGGAGAGTGACAGCCACTCGGCCAGCATCGCTGAGTACCTGCAGCGTGGAGACACTGCCATAATTTACCCAGAAGCCCCAGAGGAAGTGACACGACTCGGAACTCCCGAGGCCGTTGGGCAAGACGAAAACGAAAACG ACCTGCCACCTGGGACTCCAGATGCATTCGCCCAACTGTTGACCTGCCCTTACTGCGACCGGGGCTACAAGCGGCTGACATCGCTCAAGGAGCACATCAAGTACCGCCATGAGAAGAACGAGGAGAGCGTGCCCTGCCCCCTGTGCAGTGAGACCTTCTCCCACCGCACACAGCTGGAGAGGCATATGGCCACGCACAAGCCAGGGAGAGATCAG CCCCAGCTTCTGAATGAAGGGGCCGGCAACCGCAAGTTCAAATGCACCGAGTGTGGAAAAGCCTTCAAATACAAGCATCATTTGAAGGAGCATCTCCGCATTCACAGCG GGGAGAAACCATATGAGTGTTCCAACTGCAAGAAGCGCTTCTCCCACTCCGGCTCCTACAGCTCCCACATCAGCAGCAAGAAGTGCATCGGTCTGATCTCTGTCAACGGACGAGTACGTAACGGAGGAGGTAACACCAAGGCTGGCTCCTCCCCTAACTCCACCGCCTCCTCTCCGGGAAGCCCTGCCCTGGCCCAGCTCCGCCACAAGCTGGAGAACGGCCGCCCCATGGGCCCCCAAGACCAGCAAAGCCACCTGGACATCAAGGCAGAGCCCATGGACTTCAACGACTACAGGCTACTGATGGCCTCCCAGTATGGGGTCGGAGGGCCAGGGGGCTATATGAACGGAGCCGGCCGAGGAGGCAGCCCCCTGGGGATCCACAGCTCCTCTCAGAGCCCCCTGCAGCACCTGAGTGGGATGGGCTTGGACCTGCCCCTGCTGGGCTACGGTTCCCTGGGGAACAACCTGAGCGAGGTGCAGAAGGTCCTCCAGATCGTGGACAACACTGTGTGCAGGCAGAAGATGGATGGGAACCCGGAGGAGATCTCTAAGCTCAGGGCCTATATGAAGGAGCTGGGGGCCCAGATGGAGGAGCAGAAGCTGGCTTTGTCCTCCCCGTGTGCTGGCTTCCAGGTGGTGGGCCACGGCAGCCCCACCAAAAGCATCATCGACTACACTCTGGAGAAGGTGAATGAGGCTAAGAGCCTGATCGACGACTCCAAGAGGCAGATCAACATGGACATTAAGAAGGAGAGGCTAAACCACTCAATGGATCCTGAGGAGAAGTCGCACCACGAGAGCCACCAGGTTCCATTCCTGCCTTTCTCCTGCCAGTTCTGCAAGGAAACCTTCCCAGGGCCCATCCCACTGCACCAGCACGAGCGCTATCTCTGTAAGAAGAATGAGGAGATCAACCACCTTCAACCCAGTGAGGGCGTGCCTCCCAGCCGCAGGGGGGTGTTCCCCTCAGAGCAGCAGGCCGCTCTGCAATCCTCTCTGTCAGAGAGGGGCGCTACCAGCCCCGTCAACCCTTTCAAGGACCACGTGTCAGTGCTCAAGGCCTACTTCGCCATGAACATGGAGCCCAACTCAGAGGAGCTGCTGAAGATCTCCATCGCAGTCGGCCTCCCACAGGAGTTTGTCAAGGAGTGGTTCTCCCAGTGGAAGaatcagcagcaacaacaacacaacaacggTAATGCCAACTCCAGGAAGCGGTCGCCACCGCCAGACCGGAGCAGTGCAGAGGAGCGCAACCACCACGGCCTGGCCAGGTCACCGATGTCCATGGCGCAACACGTGGATCGCATTATGGCACTCGCGGATTTACACGGCGGCAACACCAACGGTGACCGTGACACTTCCCACAGACATTTAAAGGCCAACCAGTTTACAGCCAACAGGCAGATGGGTGACAAACCACTAGAGACCTTGGACCACCTTAGGAGCAGTACGTCATCTcctctcaatctctcctccacttcttCTAAAAACTCCCAGAGCAGCTCGTACACTCCAAACAGCCTGGCCTCTGAAGGGGACGGCCATGGGGGGGACGCACCATTGGACCTTTCTCTTCCAAAACACATGATGAGCAACAGCATCTCACTGGGAGAAAAGAGGTCCAAACCAAATGGCTATGTCTCAGACCGCAATGGTGACCACTACCAATCCAACCGGGAGCAGGGGACTGAGCCCATGGACTTGGCCCACATCAAAAAGGAGTTCCTGGGCTCAGGGAGAGACAATGGAGGGAACAGCGGCCACCAGATGGAAAAGAGTGCCAGCCCCATCTTTGGCATCAACCCCTTCGGTGGTGGTCACATGTACACACCTCTGCCCCCACATGGAGCGTTCCCCCCGCACAGCTTCATGCAGGCCCAGGCCAGCATCCCAGGCCTGAGGCCATACCCAGGGCTGGATCCAATGAGCTTCCTGCCCCACATGGCCTACACTTATGCAACTGGGGCAGCCACATTTGCTGAAATGCAACAGAGGTCGAGGAAGTACCAACGGAAACCAGGTTTCCAG TAA